One window of Lagenorhynchus albirostris chromosome 16, mLagAlb1.1, whole genome shotgun sequence genomic DNA carries:
- the CHCHD1 gene encoding small ribosomal subunit protein mS37, giving the protein MATPSLRGRLARFGNPRKPILKPNKPLILANRVGERRREKGEATCITEMSVMMACWKQNEFRDEACKKEIQDFFDCASRAEAARKVRSIQEDLGELGSLPPKKLNKLLNRFPNKPHVS; this is encoded by the exons ATGGCGACGCCCAGCCTCCGGGGTCGGTTAGCAAGGTTTGGAAACCCGCGGAAGCCCATACTGAAGCCTAACAAGCCCCTCATCCTAGCTAACCGTGTCGGGGAACGGCGCCGGGAGAAGGGCG AGGCGACTTGTATCACGGAGATGTCAGTAATGATGGCTTGCTGGAAGCAGAATGAATTCCGCGACGAAGCGTGCAAAAAAGAGATCCAGGACTTCTTCGATTGTGCTTCGAGGGCTGAG GCAGCCCGAAAAGTGAGATCAATCCAGGAGGACCTGGGAGAGTTGGGGAGTTTACCCCCCAAGAAATTGAATAAGTTGTTAAATAGGTTTCCTAACAAACCTCATGTCAGCTGA